In a genomic window of Patescibacteria group bacterium:
- a CDS encoding ATP-binding protein → MTIKMIKNELFKQKNDINSILNTSIIEREKTADAKNLVEKTLIKVVTGPRRSGKSTFCLLLLKGKSFAYANFDNAIIKGCKNHSKLEEALFSVYPNTKIVFLDEIQNLLDWELFVNGLQRRGYNIFLTGSNANLLSQELSTHLTGRFVEIKIMPFSFKEFLLAKEIDRGGLSPLLKDNFDDYLKSGGFPELVMQNLSPKVYLSSLIDSVILNDIVSRYKVRNPQEVRDLIFYLFSNFSSEFSYRKLQFSLGISSLHTTKKYVDFSVSAFLICVLNRYSHKVKEQIRSPKKAYLIDTGVADAQAFQFSYDYGKFLENMVFLELLRRGARPNFEVFSYKTDNNKEVDFYLNKRQLIQVCYDISDKKTKDREISALITAGKELSCNNLQILTYDQEGLETIGDKEISLTPVWKWLLT, encoded by the coding sequence ATGACTATTAAAATGATCAAAAACGAGCTTTTTAAGCAAAAAAACGATATTAATTCTATTCTGAATACAAGTATTATAGAAAGAGAAAAAACCGCCGATGCTAAAAACCTTGTCGAAAAAACTTTAATTAAAGTTGTGACCGGACCAAGAAGATCGGGGAAATCGACTTTTTGTTTGTTGCTTCTTAAAGGTAAATCTTTTGCCTACGCCAATTTTGATAACGCTATTATAAAGGGATGTAAAAATCATAGTAAGTTAGAAGAAGCTTTGTTTAGCGTCTATCCAAATACAAAGATTGTATTTTTAGATGAAATACAAAACCTGCTCGACTGGGAGTTATTTGTGAATGGTCTACAAAGACGGGGATACAATATATTTCTGACGGGATCTAACGCTAACCTATTAAGTCAAGAGTTGTCCACTCACTTAACAGGTAGATTTGTCGAGATAAAAATTATGCCGTTTAGTTTTAAAGAATTTCTTTTGGCTAAAGAGATAGACCGCGGGGGTTTAAGTCCTTTATTGAAAGATAACTTTGACGATTATCTAAAATCTGGTGGTTTTCCTGAACTCGTAATGCAGAATTTGAGTCCCAAAGTATATCTGTCTTCTCTTATTGATTCTGTTATCTTAAACGATATCGTTTCTAGGTACAAAGTTCGTAATCCACAAGAAGTTAGAGATTTGATTTTTTATCTATTTTCTAATTTTTCTTCGGAATTTAGCTACAGAAAATTACAATTTTCTTTGGGGATTTCTAGTTTGCATACTACTAAAAAATATGTTGATTTTTCTGTTTCTGCTTTTTTAATTTGTGTATTAAACAGGTATTCTCACAAAGTTAAGGAGCAAATAAGATCACCAAAAAAAGCATATTTAATTGATACTGGTGTGGCAGATGCCCAGGCTTTTCAATTTTCTTACGATTACGGAAAGTTTTTAGAAAACATGGTTTTTTTGGAGCTACTAAGGCGTGGAGCTAGACCAAATTTTGAAGTTTTTTCTTATAAAACTGATAATAACAAGGAAGTAGATTTTTATTTAAACAAAAGACAACTAATTCAAGTTTGTTACGATATTTCGGATAAAAAAACAAAAGATAGGGAAATTTCAGCTTTAATTACCGCTGGAAAGGAGCTTTCGTGTAATAATCTACAGATATTAACTTACGATCAAGAGGGGTTGGAGACAATTGGAGACAAGGAAATTAGTCTTACGCCTGTTTGGAAATGGTTATTAACCTAG